One Marinibacterium anthonyi genomic region harbors:
- the ftsK gene encoding DNA translocase FtsK: protein MAYHTRSRDPLLDSTMQAAVERRGKELIGILLLALGTAAMAMILSYTPDDPNWMVSTDAPVQNWLGRPGASIAAPLFMVVGWGAIGFAGIFLAWGLRFMLHRGEDRAINRLIIAPIAVGILSIYAATLVPGAEWRATHSFGLGGLFGDTAMGALLTLLPIGSHLAVKLTSLLMAAAAVSIGLFVTGFTRAELGRFIRFLLLGIVMGYSAILSVVGRGARGASDAARMRAELRAQRKAEAAFAAEEAARQAALAAPPPVAAPKAPARQAAPLVAPPRVNRASSVPAAPRVTAASRVPEPEPDYDDYGYDPDYEPDYGYDAPPEPVHAPVPVPQPRPQLERGGLLSRMPSLIRRPDPEPEPMPEAELVEVEPHEFDGEGYSDDRIRAKIADAVRSRRGMPEPVPAPVDDPTKPLTRGRGHGPKPLIANLTPRQRQAAAEQEAARQDEVALPPEPPLSRHAPHAALPPEPPLTSTQSRMAPPPVSAPPRAVAPQPVNAPALQPVVARAAAPRPADRPALELVPEPDYEDEAQVFDDDYDDEDYGDEDYGMDHMPEPIPVVRGAAHAIPVPEPKKVVQNPARKAPQPSKRARAEAQPSLSFEDKEQGYELPPLSLLTNPAEIERHHLSDEALEENARMLENVLDDYGVKGEIVSVRPGPVVTMYELEPAPGLKASRVIGLADDIARSMSALSARVSTVPGRSVIGIELPNDKREMVVLREILSSRDFDDSNMRLPLALGKDIGGEAMVANLAKMPHLLIAGTTGSGKSVAINTMILSLLYKLTPDECRLIMIDPKMLELSVYDGIPHLLSPVVTDPKKAVVALKWTVGEMEERYRKMSKTGVRNIDGYNARVQDALSKGETFSRTVQTGFDDETGDPVFETEEIIPEKMPYIVVIVDEMADLMMVAGKEIEACIQRLAQMARASGIHLIMATQRPSVDVITGTIKANFPTRISFQVTSKVDSRTILGEMGAEQLLGMGDMLYMAGGAKITRCHGPFVSDEEVEDLVNHLKAYGPPEYVGTVLDGPDEERESDIDAVLGLGGNTTGEDALYDQAVQIVIKDRKCSTSYIQRKLGIGYNKAARLVEQMEDESLVSPANHVGKREILVPEQQ from the coding sequence ATGGCATATCACACCCGCAGTCGGGATCCCCTTCTGGACAGCACCATGCAGGCCGCCGTCGAGCGGCGCGGAAAGGAATTGATCGGGATCCTGCTTCTGGCACTGGGCACCGCCGCGATGGCGATGATCCTGTCCTACACGCCGGACGATCCGAACTGGATGGTGTCGACCGACGCGCCGGTACAGAACTGGCTGGGCCGGCCCGGCGCGTCGATCGCGGCGCCGCTGTTCATGGTCGTGGGCTGGGGCGCCATCGGGTTCGCCGGCATCTTCCTGGCCTGGGGCCTGCGGTTCATGCTGCACCGGGGCGAGGACCGGGCGATCAACCGCCTGATCATCGCACCCATCGCCGTGGGGATCCTGTCGATCTATGCCGCCACGCTGGTGCCGGGCGCGGAATGGCGCGCCACGCATTCCTTTGGCCTGGGCGGGCTGTTCGGTGACACCGCCATGGGCGCGCTGCTGACGCTGCTGCCCATCGGGTCGCACCTGGCGGTCAAGCTGACCTCGCTTCTGATGGCCGCGGCGGCCGTGTCGATCGGGCTGTTCGTCACCGGCTTTACCCGGGCCGAACTGGGCCGCTTCATCCGTTTCCTGCTGCTGGGCATCGTCATGGGCTATTCGGCGATCCTGTCCGTGGTCGGCCGTGGCGCGCGCGGCGCCTCCGATGCCGCCCGCATGCGGGCCGAACTGCGCGCCCAACGCAAGGCCGAAGCCGCCTTCGCCGCCGAAGAGGCCGCGCGCCAGGCGGCCCTGGCGGCCCCGCCCCCCGTTGCCGCCCCCAAGGCACCTGCACGCCAGGCCGCCCCGCTGGTCGCCCCGCCCCGCGTCAACCGCGCCTCTTCGGTGCCGGCGGCCCCTCGTGTGACGGCGGCCTCCCGTGTGCCGGAACCCGAACCGGATTACGACGATTACGGCTACGACCCCGATTACGAGCCTGACTATGGCTACGATGCCCCGCCCGAGCCGGTTCACGCGCCCGTTCCTGTCCCCCAACCCAGGCCCCAGCTGGAACGCGGTGGCCTGCTGTCGCGCATGCCCTCGCTGATCCGCCGGCCCGATCCGGAACCCGAACCGATGCCCGAGGCCGAGCTGGTCGAGGTCGAACCCCACGAATTCGACGGCGAAGGCTATTCCGACGACCGCATCCGCGCCAAGATCGCCGACGCGGTGCGCAGCCGCCGTGGCATGCCCGAACCGGTCCCGGCGCCGGTCGATGACCCGACCAAGCCGCTGACCCGGGGCCGTGGCCACGGCCCCAAGCCGCTGATCGCCAACCTGACACCGCGCCAGCGCCAGGCCGCGGCCGAACAGGAAGCCGCCCGGCAAGACGAGGTCGCTCTGCCGCCCGAACCGCCGCTGTCGCGCCACGCGCCGCACGCCGCGCTGCCGCCCGAACCGCCGCTGACATCGACCCAGTCGCGCATGGCGCCGCCGCCGGTCTCGGCCCCGCCGCGCGCCGTCGCGCCGCAACCGGTGAACGCGCCGGCCCTGCAACCGGTCGTCGCTCGCGCCGCGGCCCCCAGGCCGGCCGACCGCCCGGCGCTCGAACTCGTGCCCGAACCGGATTACGAGGACGAGGCCCAGGTCTTTGACGACGATTACGACGACGAGGACTACGGCGACGAGGACTACGGCATGGATCACATGCCCGAACCGATCCCCGTGGTCCGTGGCGCCGCGCACGCCATTCCGGTCCCCGAGCCGAAAAAGGTCGTCCAGAACCCGGCCCGCAAGGCGCCGCAACCGTCAAAACGCGCCCGGGCCGAGGCGCAGCCCAGCCTGTCCTTCGAGGACAAGGAACAGGGCTACGAACTGCCCCCGCTCAGCCTGCTGACCAACCCGGCGGAAATCGAACGTCATCACCTCAGCGACGAAGCGCTCGAGGAAAACGCCCGCATGCTGGAAAACGTGCTGGACGATTACGGCGTCAAGGGCGAAATCGTGTCGGTTCGCCCCGGCCCCGTCGTCACCATGTACGAACTGGAACCGGCGCCCGGCCTGAAGGCCAGCCGCGTGATCGGCCTGGCCGACGACATCGCCCGGTCGATGTCGGCGCTGTCGGCGCGGGTGTCGACCGTGCCGGGCCGGTCGGTCATCGGCATCGAACTGCCCAACGACAAGCGCGAGATGGTGGTGCTGCGGGAAATCCTTTCCAGCCGCGATTTCGACGATTCGAACATGCGCCTGCCGCTCGCGCTCGGAAAGGATATCGGCGGCGAGGCGATGGTGGCCAACCTGGCCAAGATGCCCCACCTTCTGATCGCCGGGACCACCGGGTCGGGCAAGTCGGTGGCGATCAACACGATGATCCTGTCGCTGCTCTACAAGCTGACGCCGGACGAATGCCGGCTGATCATGATCGACCCCAAGATGCTGGAACTGTCGGTCTATGACGGTATCCCGCACCTGCTGTCGCCGGTGGTGACGGACCCCAAGAAGGCGGTTGTCGCGCTGAAATGGACCGTCGGCGAGATGGAAGAGCGCTATCGCAAGATGTCCAAGACGGGCGTGCGCAACATCGACGGCTACAACGCCCGGGTCCAGGACGCGCTGTCCAAGGGCGAGACCTTCTCGCGCACCGTCCAGACCGGGTTCGACGACGAAACCGGCGATCCGGTCTTTGAAACCGAAGAGATCATCCCCGAGAAGATGCCCTACATCGTGGTCATCGTCGACGAGATGGCCGATCTGATGATGGTCGCCGGCAAGGAGATCGAAGCCTGCATCCAGCGTCTGGCCCAGATGGCCCGGGCGTCCGGTATCCACCTGATCATGGCCACGCAACGCCCGTCGGTCGACGTGATCACCGGTACGATCAAGGCGAACTTCCCCACCCGGATCTCGTTCCAGGTGACGTCCAAGGTCGACAGCCGCACCATCCTGGGCGAGATGGGCGCAGAACAGCTCCTCGGCATGGGAGACATGCTGTACATGGCCGGCGGTGCCAAGATCACCCGCTGCCACGGACCCTTCGTGTCCGACGAGGAAGTCGAGGACCTGGTGAACCACCTCAAGGCCTACGGGCCCCCGGAATACGTCGGTACCGTGCTGGACGGCCCCGACGAGGAGCGCGAAAGCGACATCGACGCCGTCCTGGGCCTGGGCGGCAACACCACCGGCGAGGATGCGCTTTACGACCAGGCGGTTCAGATCGTCATCAAGGACCGCAAGTGCTCGACCTCCTATATCCAGCGCAAGCTGGGCATCGGCTACAACAAAGCCGCCCGCCTCGTGGAGCAGATGGAGGACGAAAGCCTTGTGTCCCCCGCCAACCATGTCGGCAAACGAGAGATCCTGGTGCCCGAGCAACAATAG
- the rhtB_1 gene encoding Homoserine/homoserine lactone efflux protein, whose protein sequence is MSFHAWTVFALFWIVFVTTPGPNAVNCIQNGMNLGFRRAFVGVLGILTQATAFLVLSALGVTALIAASPTGFFIAKLIGAAFLIWNGIRTWTRARQPAQLDPRPSHHVYLHALAIATINPKSVAGYLAAFSAFVQPDVPIRDQMLVIVPTALTLTTLSYSGFTLLGALMGRSALVAVFNVWVRRVLGACFIIYGLLLGFSATPSKV, encoded by the coding sequence ATGAGTTTCCACGCTTGGACCGTATTCGCCCTGTTCTGGATCGTGTTCGTGACGACGCCGGGGCCCAACGCGGTCAACTGCATCCAGAACGGCATGAACCTGGGCTTCCGCCGCGCCTTTGTCGGCGTGCTGGGCATCCTGACCCAGGCGACCGCCTTCCTGGTCCTGTCGGCGCTGGGGGTCACCGCGCTGATCGCGGCCTCGCCCACCGGGTTCTTCATCGCCAAGCTGATCGGCGCGGCCTTCCTGATCTGGAACGGCATCCGCACCTGGACGCGCGCCCGCCAGCCCGCGCAGCTGGACCCCAGGCCGTCGCACCACGTCTACCTGCACGCCCTGGCCATCGCCACGATCAACCCCAAAAGCGTCGCCGGATACCTCGCCGCGTTTTCCGCCTTCGTGCAGCCGGACGTGCCGATCCGGGACCAGATGCTGGTCATCGTGCCCACCGCGCTGACGCTGACGACGCTGTCCTACTCCGGCTTCACCCTGCTGGGCGCGCTGATGGGCCGGTCGGCGCTGGTTGCCGTTTTCAACGTCTGGGTCCGCCGGGTGCTGGGCGCCTGTTTCATCATCTACGGCCTGCTGCTGGGCTTCAGTGCTACACCATCGAAGGTTTGA
- the hspQ gene encoding Heat shock protein HspQ, whose protein sequence is MLKKNAKYHLGQVVRHRKHPFRGVVFDVDPEFSNTEEWYESIPEDSRPEREQPFYHLLAENDQTYYIAYVSEQNLVADYSGEPVDHPDIDDMFGPFEDGSYPLHFQLN, encoded by the coding sequence ATGTTGAAGAAAAACGCGAAATATCACCTGGGCCAGGTCGTCCGGCATCGCAAGCACCCCTTCCGGGGGGTGGTGTTTGATGTTGACCCCGAATTCTCGAACACCGAGGAATGGTACGAATCCATCCCCGAGGACAGCCGGCCAGAGAGGGAACAGCCGTTCTACCACCTGTTGGCGGAGAACGATCAGACCTATTACATCGCCTATGTCTCGGAACAGAACCTGGTCGCCGATTATTCGGGCGAACCTGTGGATCATCCCGACATCGACGACATGTTCGGCCCGTTCGAAGACGGGTCCTATCCGCTGCACTTCCAGCTGAACTGA
- the lolA gene encoding Outer-membrane lipoprotein carrier protein precursor, translated as MKRRHILAAMLAALCAAGPAVADKISLGELSSYLNAMTTAQAPFTQVSADGSLSTGKLYLKRPGRARFEYDPPNASQVIAGAGSVLVVDPKSNQPAESYPLGRTPLSIILAPRVDLGRANMVVDHAYDGTATIVTAQDPEHPDYGSIELMFTDNPVELRKWVIHDGSGTSTTVILGALETGMNLPDKLFSTLIKQNGSNR; from the coding sequence ATGAAACGACGCCATATCCTTGCCGCGATGCTTGCGGCCCTTTGCGCCGCAGGTCCCGCCGTGGCGGACAAGATCTCGCTTGGGGAGCTGTCGAGCTATCTCAACGCCATGACCACGGCGCAGGCGCCCTTCACGCAGGTCAGTGCCGATGGGTCCCTGTCCACCGGCAAGCTTTATCTCAAGCGGCCGGGGCGGGCGCGATTCGAATATGACCCGCCCAATGCCTCGCAGGTGATCGCGGGGGCCGGATCGGTCCTCGTGGTCGATCCCAAGTCGAACCAGCCGGCGGAAAGCTATCCGCTGGGCCGCACGCCTCTGTCGATCATCCTGGCGCCGCGCGTTGACCTGGGGCGGGCCAACATGGTCGTCGATCATGCCTATGACGGCACCGCGACCATCGTCACCGCGCAGGATCCGGAGCATCCCGACTATGGCAGCATTGAATTGATGTTCACCGACAATCCGGTCGAGCTGCGCAAATGGGTGATCCATGACGGTTCGGGAACCTCGACCACCGTCATCCTGGGCGCGCTGGAGACCGGCATGAACCTGCCCGACAAGCTGTTTTCGACCCTGATCAAGCAGAACGGGTCGAATCGCTAG
- a CDS encoding serine-protein kinase RsbW, translated as MSREKQVDMTETDVVMSLTSPATEIGTRKALARVMGRLADQMSPERAGMVEIALAEVINNIVEHAYRGQVGGMIRLSARLGRAFLRFEICDDGTPLPGGTLPPGRPADLSVPRGNLPEGGFGWLLIHSVAREVRYSRNGEENQLVVVFDLGEARPKAQR; from the coding sequence ATGTCGAGGGAGAAACAGGTCGATATGACCGAAACCGACGTCGTGATGTCGCTGACCAGCCCCGCGACCGAGATCGGGACGCGCAAGGCGCTGGCCCGTGTCATGGGACGGCTGGCGGACCAGATGAGCCCCGAACGCGCCGGCATGGTCGAAATCGCCCTGGCCGAGGTCATCAACAATATCGTCGAACATGCGTATCGCGGCCAGGTTGGCGGGATGATCCGCCTGTCCGCCCGGCTGGGCCGCGCCTTTCTGCGGTTCGAAATCTGCGATGACGGCACCCCGCTGCCCGGCGGGACCCTGCCGCCGGGCCGGCCCGCCGATCTGAGCGTGCCGCGGGGCAACCTGCCCGAGGGCGGCTTTGGCTGGCTTCTGATCCATTCGGTGGCGCGCGAGGTCCGGTATTCGCGCAATGGCGAGGAGAACCAGTTGGTGGTGGTCTTTGACCTTGGCGAGGCGCGGCCAAAGGCGCAGCGGTGA
- the ywrD_1 gene encoding Putative gamma-glutamyltransferase YwrD, whose amino-acid sequence MRDFHQPGRSAVYASDGMVATSHPLAAGAAVDILKRGGNAMDAAIAGAVLLGLAEPQMTGIGGDCFVLYSRPGEGVKAINGSGQAPMGASAAALRAQGLDAVPLYSPHAVTVPGAINAFCHLSETQGKIGLDAILAPAIHYAEAGIPVAPRVAFDWPVEAEKLNGAGRMHYLLNGKAPELGTLFHAPGQAEVLRRIAKDGAQAFYSGEVADDMVAALQAAGGTHTLEDFAAITHRSDAPVRGTYKAKDLIEHPPNGQGATAILMLKILSRFDIASMDPFGAERAHIEAEAAKLAYDARNRFIADPDRTTRLAHMLSEDTADKLAALIDPNKAMAAAAPLTEAVHKDTIYITAVDKDRMAVSLIYSIFHGFGSGIASEKFGILFQNRGAGFTLKEGHPNELIGGNRPMHTIIPAMLATGDSVDMPFGVMGGAYQPNGHARVVSNMVDFGMDPQSAIDAPRCFTDAGVFNLERGYSDAVRAKLADMGHTVATPDAPIGGAQAIRIHDSGVLEGASDPRKDGCAMGY is encoded by the coding sequence ATGCGCGATTTCCACCAGCCCGGCCGATCCGCCGTTTACGCCTCGGACGGCATGGTCGCCACGTCGCACCCCCTGGCCGCCGGCGCCGCCGTCGATATCCTCAAGCGCGGCGGCAACGCCATGGATGCCGCCATCGCCGGCGCCGTCCTGCTGGGCCTGGCCGAGCCGCAGATGACCGGCATCGGCGGCGACTGCTTTGTGCTGTACAGCCGCCCGGGCGAAGGCGTGAAGGCGATCAACGGGTCGGGCCAGGCGCCGATGGGCGCCTCGGCCGCGGCGCTGCGGGCGCAGGGCCTGGACGCCGTGCCACTTTACAGCCCCCATGCCGTCACCGTGCCCGGCGCCATCAACGCCTTTTGCCACCTGTCGGAAACACAGGGAAAAATCGGGCTGGACGCCATTCTGGCCCCCGCGATCCACTATGCCGAGGCCGGGATTCCCGTCGCCCCCCGCGTCGCCTTCGACTGGCCGGTCGAGGCCGAGAAGCTGAACGGCGCGGGCCGGATGCATTACCTGCTGAACGGCAAGGCGCCCGAACTGGGCACGCTGTTCCATGCCCCCGGCCAGGCCGAGGTGCTCAGGCGCATCGCCAAGGACGGGGCGCAGGCGTTCTATTCCGGCGAGGTCGCCGACGACATGGTCGCGGCGCTGCAGGCCGCCGGTGGCACCCACACGCTTGAGGATTTCGCCGCGATCACCCACCGCAGCGATGCCCCGGTGCGCGGCACCTACAAGGCCAAGGACCTGATCGAGCATCCGCCCAACGGCCAGGGCGCCACCGCGATCCTGATGCTGAAGATCCTGTCGCGCTTCGATATCGCCTCGATGGATCCCTTCGGCGCCGAACGCGCGCATATCGAGGCCGAGGCCGCCAAGCTGGCCTATGACGCCCGCAACCGGTTCATCGCCGACCCCGACCGCACCACCCGTCTGGCGCACATGCTGTCCGAGGACACGGCCGACAAGCTGGCCGCGCTGATCGATCCGAACAAGGCCATGGCCGCGGCGGCCCCCCTGACCGAAGCGGTGCACAAGGACACGATCTATATCACCGCCGTCGACAAGGACCGCATGGCCGTGTCGCTGATCTATTCGATCTTCCACGGATTCGGGTCGGGCATCGCGTCCGAGAAATTCGGCATCCTGTTCCAGAACCGCGGCGCCGGTTTCACGCTGAAGGAAGGCCACCCGAACGAGCTGATCGGCGGCAACCGGCCGATGCACACGATCATCCCGGCGATGCTGGCCACCGGCGACAGTGTCGACATGCCGTTCGGTGTGATGGGCGGGGCCTACCAGCCCAACGGTCACGCGCGGGTGGTGTCGAACATGGTGGATTTCGGGATGGACCCGCAATCGGCCATCGACGCGCCGCGCTGCTTCACCGACGCCGGGGTCTTCAACCTGGAACGCGGTTATTCCGACGCGGTGCGCGCGAAGCTGGCCGATATGGGCCATACCGTGGCCACCCCCGACGCCCCGATCGGCGGTGCGCAGGCGATCCGGATCCACGACAGCGGCGTGCTGGAAGGCGCCAGCGATCCCCGCAAGGACGGCTGCGCGATGGGCTATTGA
- a CDS encoding Sulfotransferase family protein, with amino-acid sequence MDGVGRKPETVHSALGGSIDPGAPMHMLNVDAAPAASLLKNEAFLFARRHAFAIYPQRAIYTFIPKNACSTLRFSVAVANGFLDAEADVNWIHANNDVFVASQDALGTCDYAFVVLRCPFRRLASAYLDKIVGGERHLRNVLPGPERLVYRAFGRAALARRIQAMSFEDFLSRIAGQSRSEMDEHWRPQVDFLLFRRYDDYFALERFDRARARLGEKGLKVMDTRTRLGHDTSRLVHCEGDFAHVPAIEIKRRKDRGEVPEYRSLFSDRAIDMVREVYAEDIAFYRDRFGGDDLLF; translated from the coding sequence ATGGACGGGGTTGGCCGCAAGCCTGAAACCGTCCACTCCGCCCTAGGCGGATCCATCGATCCCGGTGCCCCAATGCACATGCTCAACGTTGACGCGGCCCCCGCCGCGTCGCTTCTGAAGAACGAAGCCTTCCTTTTCGCCCGTCGCCATGCCTTCGCGATTTATCCGCAGCGGGCCATCTATACCTTCATCCCCAAGAACGCATGTTCGACGCTGCGCTTTTCGGTCGCCGTCGCCAACGGGTTTCTGGACGCCGAGGCGGACGTGAACTGGATCCACGCCAACAACGACGTCTTTGTCGCCTCGCAGGATGCCCTGGGCACCTGTGACTATGCCTTCGTGGTCCTGCGCTGTCCGTTCCGGCGGCTGGCATCGGCCTATCTGGACAAGATCGTTGGCGGAGAACGGCACTTGCGCAACGTCCTGCCCGGACCCGAACGCCTGGTGTACCGGGCCTTCGGGCGCGCCGCCCTGGCCCGCCGGATCCAGGCGATGAGCTTTGAGGACTTCCTGTCCCGGATCGCCGGGCAGAGCCGTAGCGAGATGGACGAACACTGGCGCCCGCAAGTCGATTTCCTGCTGTTCCGCCGCTATGACGACTACTTCGCGCTGGAACGGTTCGACCGGGCGCGGGCGCGGCTGGGGGAAAAGGGGCTGAAGGTTATGGATACTCGGACACGGCTGGGCCACGACACGTCGCGCCTTGTCCATTGCGAAGGTGATTTCGCCCATGTGCCCGCCATCGAGATCAAGCGGCGCAAGGACCGGGGCGAAGTCCCGGAGTATCGCAGCCTGTTTTCCGACCGGGCGATCGACATGGTGCGCGAGGTCTATGCCGAAGACATCGCGTTCTACCGCGACCGGTTCGGCGGCGACGACCTGCTGTTCTGA
- a CDS encoding hypothetical protein (putative conserved protein), translating to MLTGSCLCGATSFEIDGDLAPGTICHCGQCRKQTSHVYASTHIAKAALRMTRDDQLRWYAVSPMARRGFCGACGSVLFWNPNDEDRISVSMGALNDPHEGRLTRHIFTAHKGRHYEIGDDLPQDQD from the coding sequence ATGCTGACCGGATCCTGCCTGTGCGGTGCCACATCCTTCGAGATCGACGGCGATCTTGCGCCGGGCACCATCTGCCACTGCGGCCAGTGCCGGAAGCAGACCAGCCATGTCTACGCCTCGACCCATATCGCCAAGGCCGCCCTGCGCATGACCAGGGACGACCAGCTGCGCTGGTACGCCGTCAGCCCCATGGCCCGGCGCGGGTTCTGCGGCGCCTGCGGGTCCGTCCTGTTCTGGAACCCCAATGACGAAGACCGGATCTCGGTCTCCATGGGCGCCCTGAACGACCCCCACGAGGGCCGCCTGACCAGGCATATCTTCACCGCCCACAAGGGCCGCCACTACGAGATCGGCGACGATCTGCCCCAGGACCAGGACTGA
- the puuR_3 gene encoding HTH-type transcriptional regulator PuuR, with protein sequence MSALPPHSPSLGADLRALRRARGLTLTELAGQIDRSVGWLSQVERDLSAPSITDLRQIARALGIPVSLLFGRAAAPADEAGTVVRKGARRAIGSDQAGLVEELLSPDLTDSFEMVHCIFEPRSRIGETVTRPTQEVGYLISGRLRLEVGDRVYTIEPGDSFRIRGEPFAWENLHDEPAVAIWVIAPPVY encoded by the coding sequence ATGAGCGCCCTGCCGCCCCATTCGCCTTCGCTGGGCGCCGACCTGCGCGCCCTGCGCCGGGCCCGCGGCCTTACCCTGACCGAACTTGCCGGCCAGATAGACCGGTCCGTCGGCTGGCTGAGCCAGGTGGAACGCGACCTGTCGGCGCCGTCGATCACCGATCTGCGCCAGATCGCCCGCGCGCTTGGCATCCCCGTCTCGCTTCTGTTCGGTCGCGCCGCCGCGCCGGCGGACGAGGCCGGGACCGTGGTGCGCAAGGGCGCGCGCCGGGCGATCGGGTCGGACCAGGCCGGCCTGGTCGAGGAACTTCTGTCGCCCGACCTGACGGACAGCTTCGAAATGGTGCACTGCATCTTCGAACCCCGGTCCCGCATCGGCGAAACCGTCACCCGCCCCACGCAAGAGGTCGGTTACCTGATTTCGGGCCGCCTGCGGCTTGAGGTCGGCGACCGGGTCTACACCATCGAACCCGGCGACAGTTTCCGCATCCGCGGCGAACCCTTCGCCTGGGAAAACCTCCATGACGAACCGGCCGTGGCGATCTGGGTGATCGCGCCCCCGGTCTACTGA
- a CDS encoding Putative anti-sigma factor antagonist, with product MALVTTDMGAARVVVVESDRIDAARAIRFKDEMREAMGEDPDRIVLDLSKVAFIDSSGLGAIVASMKQLDPGRRLDLAGLTPTVDKVFRLTRMDTVFALYPSVEDALAAAGD from the coding sequence ATGGCACTTGTGACGACGGACATGGGGGCGGCGCGGGTCGTGGTTGTCGAAAGCGACCGAATCGATGCCGCCCGGGCCATCCGCTTCAAGGACGAGATGCGCGAGGCCATGGGCGAGGACCCCGATCGCATCGTCCTGGACCTGAGCAAGGTCGCCTTTATCGATTCCAGCGGGCTGGGCGCCATTGTCGCGTCGATGAAACAGCTTGATCCGGGGCGGCGGCTGGACCTGGCCGGGCTGACGCCGACGGTGGACAAGGTGTTTCGCCTGACCCGGATGGACACGGTGTTTGCGCTTTATCCAAGTGTGGAGGACGCGCTGGCCGCCGCCGGGGACTGA